attgatgacgcaaaaaaataatggtaactccagtgaaattatttgaaacttgttaATGACTAGTTTAGTGTTGTATGTTGCAGGGAATGGTGGACCCAAAAGCAGAGAGCAGATAGGCGAGAGTTGAGCTTGTGGATTTTATTAGGCAAAAAGAACAAAGTACTTATCAACAAAGGGAGTCCCGAATGAGCAGGCAACAACTGATTCCAGGGCAAAGGTAAAAAGGAGAACTGGAAATACGAAAAACAAAAGGCGTCCAAAACACAGGAATTAGAAACAAAAGGAAATTCAGGGAGTACAAAACTTGAGCTTGACTGACACACAAAACACTACTGGAACAAACAAACTGGCAGGAAAAACCACAAAGCACACTGACACAGGGACATACTAcaaacaatgatctgacaaagaacaagggaaaacacaaagactaaatacacagggtaacgaggtaacacaagacaggtgacacaagggctgggaaacaggtgaaacacattagggctgggcagacaatcaaaaaaggtgggaaaagaaaagacaggaagtaaaaccagacaagacaagacagaaaaccagactatcaaaataaaacaggaaactgagcaaaatacaaaacagaaagaataccaaaataagacaaaaccataacaattaggactgtatttaaagctgattctggtttccaacttcgccccaggtgtgtctgttaaaacacggacggagacaacttctctcttttgatgctttattaagATCAAGCAATGTGCAACCTAGCTAACAggtgaacacaaacaacaaaatcactagctaacgtactttaaatttgcaagaactatagaccaatacaacaacaggcttaaattaactgacaacataagttatatgACTTACAGTTCAAGTCAGCTAGTCAGctagtctctttttcttttctctcacttttttgtcCGTGTGGCGCGCGCATCCGCTCGCGGTGTGAGGCGCGAGTCCGcgctattttccgacatgcactaacaatcactcctgatagACGACCTTttgtacaaaactaaagtaacaagccaattttctaaaatgtaaggagtagaaagtaccgatattcgtgtttaaatgtaaggagtaaaaataaaaagttgccacaaaaataaatagtaaagtaaaaatatctgaaaaatctacttgagtacagtaacaaagtatttgtacttcgttaacTTCCCATCTATggtaatttcattagccgataatctctgagctagctactgaacaacgtcagctaacgttttttgacactattaacactatgatggaactaaacctgacactttataagtcacagtaataacaaccaatttgacacaatgttctaacattcagcaattttagttgcttacgtttcaatttgggttctaatctgcgccataAAATTACCAatttcttctctggggactacctcAAACTTCACAACCACACtcttgctctccctctgacagattagatagagtgagactcagccaaaggctgAATGTGGAAAGCCTTCCTCTGTTATACATGTTCTTATTTGTAGAAAAATATGAAGTGACAATTCTCACAGTGTGACAACTTACCTTACTTACCCTATGATGTGGCAACTTGTCACAAATACACATCTTAACCATTTATAACTGAAGTGAGATAtacaaatataaagtctacacatttgtgcacaataatttattatttatatttaatatggAAAATGAGTGACTGATGTACTGAGACCGAGAAATTGAAGTGAAAGCAAAAAAGTGTGACAAGAAGTCTTCCCTACTAATGTTTAAAACATCCCCAAAAAATACATAGAGGTACCCCTCAAAATGGAAAATGTAAGCCACGCCaagcaatgtttatttttgtaattatgTAGAGTTGTTAGTCCCACTTGTTGAGTTATTGTAAGTTAACAATGATGTTTGTTCCCCTTTCCTtttgaaccacacacacacttctacaAATAGTGGGAATAGTGCCTGTGAATCTGTATATATTTTAGTGTATATTAAACCCTTCAAAGGATATTCCCTTCCTCCTGTGTCCTGGCTAGACACTagaaaggttaaataaaattaaCTGTGGTAAAAGCAAGCTTACTGTAAACACAATATGAAGACAACTTGCGGGCTGTGTCTTTATTGTTGCTATCACTGGAGAGAGCCTATACCTTTATGTGCACTGTAAACAAAACTTGAATAACTTGTGTTGCTCTCACCATCTGCTCTTTCACGTTCACATCTACGCCAAAGTACGAGAACTCTGAAAAGcttcagattaaaaaaaatatacataataaaGGTAATTCTGTTTTATCAATGTCTCTTCTTTAACTGAGCAGTGGAAGAACAATTAGTATAATCTGTATTGTAatcaaacacatactgtacaagagGGGAAAGTTTCCTATAGATAGATTCAGATTTTTATAGCATTGTTTTATGCTCAGCATCACCCACAAGATGCCACTCCTAATCCAAAACATATTCTTTCATTCTTTCACAGCTTCATAGTAGCTAGCAGGTGCCCATCTCAATCAGGTAAAACATTTAACACCTTTATCCTAACAGTTAAATGAATGTTTAATGGAATGCTGTAAAAGTGAATTTACAAGATAAAGATAAGTGGGGTTTCTGAGACTAAAATGATTGATTTTCACGTTCTCTGTAACACAGCTGCATGGGCATCCTGGGTCTTTCTAAACTGAAGTCACCAGTTGGATTGTTTTAGAAACATACTATAGGGATATAATGGTAATTAAGAAATTCTTAGCATCTTAAATATATTGAAATATAAAATTCAAATTGTATGAAAATGATAAATTGTTAAAAAAgagatgtgtgtttttattgttcTATAGACACTAATGTTCTGTAGAATATGATCTAAATAATTTGGTTTCTATCTGCAATTTGGAGCATTATGTTGTTTATCATGTCAAGCCCTGTATAATAATTCCTATGACTTAGAAGCTATTGGTGCCTGGTGGTCTTGAATGTGTATTACGTTCATTCTAAAGTcactattattttttaaaatgcatAGTAACTATCAGTTTCCGACTGTTTGAATTGTATAACCAATGCCCCAggctttttttgcattttattttgccaAATGGGTGTGCACAACCTTTTTCAGAGGTTCTCTAAAATAACAGGGAAGAGATTGGTTTTTCCATTGGCTCTACTGTTGGTGGTAATGTGTTTGTCAACACATATTAAATCAAAACATAAGTCAATCGACTTATGTGAAGGTCTCATAGCTAAAAGCAAATTAATTTTCCCTGAGTGAAAACACAGTTAATTGACTGCACATgataatattaaataatatttgAACAGGCTGTACCAACAGTAACTGGTAGAAATCAAAAAGATGGAAGGTTTGAATTCAAAGACGCTTCTCATTTTCTCATgaacaagttttgcaacaaGGTGCTCCAAAGTCTGGTCAGATCATCTGAAGGAGATCAAATTGGTGcaagaatgacatttccagACATGCGCGCCTACTGAATTAGTGGCAAAAGACATACAATAAGCTATGAACTTTATGTAATCTTTTGACCAGTTTATAAGCTTTTTTGCTGAGCTCTGATTTCTGTATTAACAGAGTTATTGTTCACTGTGTGTGGCTATAGTCCAACATCCGATGGCAGCACAACCCTTGACAGAGTGGAGCAGTGGTCTCTTTGACTGCTTTGAAGATGTGGCGACTTGTAAGAATCAATATCACAACTTAACtaaattgtatatatatttggaTTAAAGGTCTTCTTTAGAAAGACAACTCTGTTGGTGTGTCTCCGTGTTTTTCAGGTTGCTATGGTTTCTGGTGCTGCCCTTGCCTTGCCATCACAGTTTCAGAAAGATTTGGAGAGAGCCGTTGTCTCCCATTATGTGACATATGCACCCCCGCCATTACTACATGTTGTGGGATGCCTCTGTTAGTGCCTCctgctgtcctgtctctaaGGGCTGCCATGCGAAACAGATATGGTATCAAGGTATGATGCATGTAAAGCTGATGGATACTGGATGTCACACACATGAAAGTGAATCAATGTTGcaaatattgtttttctttggTTCTCTGCAGGGTTCTATCTGTAAGGACATTGCAGCTGCCTGTTTCTGCGATACGTGCGTCTGGTGTCAGATGCATCGTGAGTTAAAACATCGCAAACAAACTCCCACTGTCATCGTCATGCAAAATCAAGTCAATGTCCAAATGCAGCCTGCTCCAGCGATGATGATTCCTGGATACCCGCCCCAAGCTGGTTTTGTGAACCAACCAGGAGTCTTTGTGATGTCATCCTGAGCTCTGTGGCttcttgtttgtgtgttgttgtctTCTGAAGGAAATATTATGCAGCTCAGATCCTGCTactgtttgttttattacacagacacagacaaatgaCAAAATGTAAGTGTATGTTTATGAGTGAAAACCAAAGTAGAAATCACAGTGATTTGTGTTCCTTTGGCATCAGAATATGCTGAATCAGTTTCAGTCTATTAatataaatgacatttattGTTCCAAATCCcttaatatttgtttatttacagCCACCATGGGCATCCAGTCAAGGATGAAGGAGACAACTGTAGTCCtttaaaatctttatttatgattaaagaaataataaagtTGTATTAGGATAGGAACTACATTACTATTCAGCAACATCACAGTGCAGTTTATCCTAAAGCCCAACAGAGGGCACCAACGTTATATGAACACAAATGAAGTTATCCATTCATTGCAATCCTCCTCTTACTTATGCTAGTAAATAACTTCTACTAAAGATTTGGCACTAAAATAgacaaaaatcataaaaagccacacaaatacagtacatacatacacatattctATGTGATGGCCATGTGGTTTTAATAAGCATAATAAACAGCTAGCATCTTAACTATGAACACATTAAGAGATTTTTACAGTGCAATCTAAAAATGAATAAGTATATATGTAAGTATATACAGTttctacataaataaatataaaagctACAGTAACTACTTTGATTGAGTCACACACTGCACAAAAGCAGCAACTCGCAAGGATCAAGGAACACCACACTACACACAGAACAAGAACACTGAACATCCCTCTAAGGTGATGGGTTCTAGGTGGttcagacagaaacacaatgtGCCAATCAGAGAACAtactactgtacatacagttgTTCAATTGTAGTCTAATTACAGTGACACTTGATCATACAGTTCCAAATATAGATATACCGGATCAAAACTTccatttatattaataatacttgTTGACTATCAGGTCAAACTATTTTTAGTCTCAAGTTTCCCTGTTTATAAAAGAAGAGAATTCCTAATTTTAGTATTCTTATCCTAAaccttattcattttttttcaagtcGGATTCACCAAACTCTCTTAATTGCATGAAAATTGTTTCAGCCTGATGAATGCCACCTCTTCATGATGAAGTGCTCCATCATGAGATTAGCCTACAGCATAGCGCCCCTAAAATGACTATATACTGTAAGCCTACCTGTTActgttctgtctgtttgtgGGCAAGTTCTATTCACAAAGATGTTACCAAagaaaaatagataaataacaataacaacctgatctcacagaattccgtgaaatgaacacagccccttaagttaaggaaaaggtcgtgggtgggcttacgtttccatgacacacgggacaacaacgggacggttgggtttaggaaaagaacgggacggttgggtttaggaaaacaataacgagACGCggaacaacaacgggacggttgggtttagttaaagaagaacgggactgttgggtttagtaaaagaagaacgggacggttgggtttagtaaaagaagaacgggacggttgggtttaggaacagaaaaacgggacggttgggtttagtaaaagaagaatgggacgattgggtttaggaaacgtgacacgcgggacacgatccctggtctcctgggtgaaagtcctgtgtttgacccatcctccaccccaaccaaccttcggatgtggattttcggcttttcatactactcgctaccgtagtcgctcttaatgctacatcATCTTCTCATGGACTTTACTTTACttattggcattgttttccgtggtggccacacggaatttcACACAtaccgtgccaccaccacgtaatgcggtgttagcagtttgtgatcatttcacagaattctgtgagaccaggctgaacAATAAATAGAAGAATTCCACACTGCAGAGATTTCTTAAAGATGAAAGAAAGCTTGCCCACCAAGAAGTTTACAAAACCAAGGGCACAAAATATCCTTTAGGCACTCGTATAAAGTCACTATATAAAGTCATATAAAGTTGTGGTAGGCGATTTATTTTGGTGTCCTTGGGcaaaaatgtcataataatctttcagcatattgtaattgaagtgttctgagagaaaactagacttctacatctcctcttggctctgttttaaagtgcccatattatgaaaaaaacactttttctgggatttggggtgttattttgtgtctctgatgcttccacacacatacaaactttgaaaaaaatccatccatgctgttttgagtgagatacagtttctgaatgtgtcctcccttcagtctctgggtgagctgttcaaaatcggcacagcTTGTGACCtaacaagccgaaacgagcaggctaaccgcaaccattagctcgtagcgttagcatgctaacgctaatgctaacgctagcatgctacctcgttctcaacagcaaagcactgctacaacacacacaagttcaccataatccaCCAAGGAACTATTTACATGTGCGCCcgcatttagaagtctcccagctaatcctgccttgtaactgaccgaagttgtagaaacagcctttcttttactgtctatggagctagctagctgacatgatctacatctgagctactgggcatgtgcgagtgcaatcaaagatagtacagaataagaagaagaaaagaggtctcactctgtagctaaaacagagaccaggtgaaaagaggatctgcagcagtgagagagagcactgcagtacaacaaaaatatggtgttttttgaaaattaaaccatgtaaacctattctggtacaaccttaaaatacaattatgaacctgaaaatgagcatattatggctgctttaagcttTAGAAAATCTATCCTGTGATGCCAATCATTTTgtcaatttgtttgtttgttttagtgaTGTGAAAGCTGCTGTGTTCTTGCTAACTTCAGTTGGATACTGAAGAAATCCACCCAGCTTTCAATTGTTACCTTACTGTATAATATACACAGTCTTATAAATGATATTTTCTGAACTATTGTTAgaaattgttttaatgtttcatgtgtCATGGTTGAAATAAGAAAATgataattaaattattattctttacatttttgtaaaacgtgTTTATTTTAAACAGACATTACAAGTCCAAAGTCATTGGATTTCTATATACAAATCTAATAATGTTAGTGAGTTACACATTACTGCACAACACTAGTATCACTCTCCTATCAGTGATAACAAGAGGATCCAAGATATTTATGAAGAGGCTCATGTTGCTACTGACAAGAGAACAGTTTTGTGTTGTTGTCACCAGGAGTTAAATCCTGGGTAACGCCTTACAGTGTCTTTAGGGGAGAGCCATGGGCATAAATCTCATCTaacagttggggggggggggacaataaacataaaatttctgaagagcaatttttgaaggggacacaaataatacagccacaattatacttgtagaggacatgtgtacacagaggaaagcttaatactatcattagtgtagcatggagactgaACCATTAcccttcttttcagtgtttctcttgattcaatgaaaaagctgactaaattgaccaagatattcttctttaaaaccatttatttatttttaagtttacaatcaagccacaaaaagaccttaaaacataattacttattttgaaaaagtggccccatataaaagaaatgcactgcttttgtacatttgttaaattagctgatcataatgtaaattagtgagccactggtaaagctcatctgctaaccctgacagccacacacctccaaaaatattatctaagctcaacacacttacctgagactctaTACCTGACTGTGTCTGTTCCtcagttctttctgtctcctttgcctgtgacatagtgacggtagtatttccataagcacccattcttagggactgttcgttttttattaaaggggctaccggaggagttttgggatctttagt
This sequence is a window from Sander lucioperca isolate FBNREF2018 chromosome 11, SLUC_FBN_1.2, whole genome shotgun sequence. Protein-coding genes within it:
- the LOC116039085 gene encoding cornifelin-like produces the protein MAAQPLTEWSSGLFDCFEDVATCCYGFWCCPCLAITVSERFGESRCLPLCDICTPAITTCCGMPLLVPPAVLSLRAAMRNRYGIKGSICKDIAAACFCDTCVWCQMHRELKHRKQTPTVIVMQNQVNVQMQPAPAMMIPGYPPQAGFVNQPGVFVMSS